Below is a window of Electrophorus electricus isolate fEleEle1 chromosome 1, fEleEle1.pri, whole genome shotgun sequence DNA.
taaagggttGGTAAGTCATATCTTAGAAGAGCTGTAACATTTCAAGCAGGATACCACAGCTGGAGTCTGGTAGTGTCTGTAACACAGATGAGGAGGAAAGCCCTGTTTGTAGCAGCAGCAGGCTGTGGTCACCTCACTGGACAGATGGGATAAGTGCTTGTGTGTTCACAGGATGAAACGGCTTTCAGAAAATTCCAGGATTCCACAAACGTTATTTCTCTATGACACCACCAAGCAGCTAAGTCCTATTCCACATCAAAGCAGAAGAGAAGCAAACAGCTGAAGGAGTTGTTTGGGCTTGCTCATCTTTCCTTCTGCTTCCCATGTCCAACCTGACCAGGAATCTGGTCTGCCAGATGACATGGAAGAGGAGAGCTCAGTCCAGCATGGCGTCCAGCTGATCTGCCAGATCATCAAACATGTTCCCGATATCATCCAGAATGTTCCCTGCAGATTTCACTGTTTGGCACCCTCTATTTGAGACAAAAGAGTCAGGCATTCTCAGAAAACAGTTTTACTTCAGAGAGACATTTTGATATACATTTGGCAGATAAGTCAACGTGTTCATGTAACATGTTGTGAAAGTGGACTTCCTGATGCAGACTGTACAATTAACACATTAATTGTATTAACCACATCTGCGCCTATGTTAGCACTCCAgcatatttgtttttctctcctcaCCCGTCAGTCATGTCCTCCAGGGTGAGCTTCCTCTCCACGGCTTTCAGTGCCTCCTCCAGAGACGAACTTGTCTGATCCAGCCGCCGCTGCACCTGCACAGCCCCTGGACCAGCCTCCAAACAGGTCTGGTACTGCTCTGGTGCAATAGCCTGAATCACAGGCCCAGCCACTGGGGAACATGGCACAGGAGATGGGGGTGCTGTAAACGCCACACTTTGTATCACATTCAGCGTCACACTCGATCCTCCCACTTGAaggtaaacaacaaaaacaagagttAATCGGTGAGTCAGAGTAACAAAGAATTGCAAATATCCAAAACAACCActgaataattttattttttcactttaagATTTTGTAATTTGACACATGTGTATATGGTAATCTGTATGTATGATTTCCTTGCTCAAATAAGGCTTCATTTCCTAAGCAAAACACAAGAGGGCTTAAGGCTTGTACCTGTGGTTGGAGGTTCAGGCTGTCTGAGATTAGTGGTGTGATGTGGAGGTTTTGGAGGACTGGCTGGTTTTGGGGCAAGAGGTGGGGGTGCTGTTGCTGGCTGTGCTGTTGGAGGCCCTGGGCAGAATGGAGTGATCTCGGTCACGCTGATGTGCAGGTTGACCAAGCCCGGCCCCTGCAATTCATCGTCTTCACTGGCCCCGCCCACAGTCGTTggctgctctttctcttttggcTTGTGCCGTCTCTTCACTGTGTCTGACTCCTTTAGGTTGAACTCTGGGATTTCATGCTCCTTGGCAGCCTGGGGCTTTTCGGGAGGCTCCACAAAGTCGTCAGCCTTGGCCGGCCCGCTCACCTTGGGCCGCTGCTTGATGGTGAGATTGCCTTCTTCAGCAAAGGGGATGCACTCACTGGAACTGTTCTGGGGGGAGGATGAGCTGTCAAGGCTAGCATCCTTGGCACTCTCGTCTTCCTCAGAGTCTGACTTGATCGATCTATCTGCTTCCACCTGTGGAGCTGGGCTGGGCTCGCTTTGGCTCAGCGCTCGTCTCCTGGATCCCTCGGTGGAGGTGGAAAGTGAGGTGTTGACCTCCTGGTGGAGCTCCGCCCTTGGGCCCATTAAGACCATTTCTAAAGTAGCTGCGATACTCTTTACATTGCCAGGGCTGTCAGCCTCCACTCTGCCTGCAGGTGGTGCTTGGGAGTCTGGCACAACTTCGCCACTGGGGTTGCTGTTGGTAACGGAGCTGAGGCGCtttggaggaggagggggtggtCCTTTGCGCCGGGCCCTGATGGCAAACGATTGACTGCGGCCAATTGATTGCTCGGGGGCAGACTGAAGGCGGGCCATCTGCCCACGGCCTGACCTGCGGCTCAGGGTGGCGTAGGAAGGCAGGGCGTTGATGGTGGGCCGGACTGACTCTTCATCGTCCTCCTCATCGGGCTCGCCATCGGACAAAGCGTAGCGTTTTAGACTCTGCATGCGCTTCTTGGGCACTCCAGGTGAGTGCCGGTCCAGGGTGGCACTGCCACTGTTTGCATGTAAGTAGCTGAAAGCCTTCTGGGATGAAGAGGCACCCTGTGAGGGCTTGGCATGTACTGGGGGATACTTAAAGCCTGGGGAGCCCCCCACAGCACGCTGCTGCTGGTCCCGGCCTTCTGGAATGTTCCGCTCTTTCACAGGGCTGCTGTCAGCATTGGTCAGACTCTCCTGCGATCGGCTGTGAGTGGTCGTggctgaggaggaagaggatgtgaCGGAAGGCTCCTGTGATCGACCTGAGCCTCGGGAGCGAGCATCAATGCTCTCCTGGCTAGCAGACATAGCTGTGGCATTCTTGATGGCCAGGCCATCTTGAGTGCCGCTATAGTGTGTGGCCATGACACTCTGCAGTTCGGCGCTCAACTCGCTGTCCTGGAAGGTGAGCATTTTGGGGGTGTGCGGGGAAGGGAGGTTGCCATCGGCGGCAGGTGGCTCAATGGGGAGCAGGTCAAGGGCCATGGGCGCATTGCGGCGCAGTGTGCCCTGACCTGATTCAGCCTGGAGGAGGGCCTTATGTAAATCACAAAGCTTCTTCACTGCCAGCATGATCTTCTTCTGATGGCCTGAGGGTGGaccacatgcacaaaaaacaatCACAATTGACTACAGCAAGCAAGCTTACTGGAAGGCATTGTACAGAACAATAAGAATAAATGAAAGCCAATATAGGCCCACGTGAGACAGTGTTCAAATGGACCACAAATGGACTCAGAATGCCACTCATAATTTACACTTACCTAGCTTGGTGATCCCTATCTCCTGTAGATCCTCCCATGTGAGGTCCCGGACAATGCTGATGGAGTCATAGCCATTCTCCAAGAGCTTCTTATGGTACTGAGGCAGACCTATAGCACTGAGCCATTCACCCAGGTCCGCCTAACACAAACAAGGGATAAGATCAgacagttatttaaaaaaagaaagactcaATAACTCAAAAATAACTCAAACACAATAGTGTAACATGACTCACTGGTGTGTATTCAGGCAGCCACTCTGGGATACTCAAGTTTCCGATCTCCAATGAGATCTTCTTCCGGTGACCTGGCTTTGTAACACCAATAGCAGTAAGATCCTGATAAAGGTGTGAATAAAAAGATGAACACAACCCAGTTTCTATAAAAACACTCCTATATAGCAGTTCAAAGGCATTATGAATGAACTGTAGAATGATGAGTCATGGGACAGTTTGGGTAGAATCATACCTCAGGGGTCATTCGGCTGATGGTGGGGACGTCATATCCAGCGTTGAGGAAATTGGCAGTGTACTGCTCCAACTGGAAGTCACTCAGCCACTGGTAGATTGCTTCAGCATCCTGAATGGACACAAGCTAATCCTCTGAATGTGATCTGGCAGTTGTACCTTCAATAACATTCGAAATACAAAAGTCAGTTATGAAGAACCACTTGTTCATGACTATGTTTTTACCTTGCcctccagcagctgctgagGTCGTACAAACTGCTGCGAGAAACCAGGCTCTGGTGCTCTTGCCACAGCAAGCACTGGCCTCCGAGGAATAGCTGTGGGAAACACAAGTTTTAACCAAAATAACCACTGTACACATACAAAAGCAACACTGCACCAATTTCAGCTTTGcgtgaataataaaaaattcagacaatttttttattaataaatgtatctattaggggtgggactttaacgCGTTAATTCCGATTcattaattacagggaaaataacaaattaaaaaatttaacgcattttaatcacacttttgcaccgtggaacgtttctcagtgcacgagttccaggcatacagattatattgacacacaatgtgatgagcatgatggagatgacggaagaggctacgctggtggatgggaaatttaaatacaagaaacttcagatggaagtacaaacaaaaatgttgttatttgcactttatgcaggaaggagtttgcttatcaccggagcacttccacccttcGTTACCACCTCAATGCAAAACATGTTGGGGCTAGAGTgcaggtcagtaatgttaacttagctgctaaatgtgatagtattcctagtacgagcaaacagtgtcgccagtcaacactcgaccacatgtcggggttcacattcagaaacaaaatgtcaaagtccaggtcagacaaattgaccaattcactggcgagatggattgctgtggactgtagaccactctctgtggtcgaagataaagggttacaagagacgctgcaaattgcgtcagctgatgcaagttacgaactgccgtccagaaagacaatgtcgaaaaaaatccagcagctgtatgatgaGGAAAGGGAAGTAAAACAGGTTATTGTGAAGATTCATtaattcgattaattaattacaaagcttctaattaattagattaatttttttagtCGAGTCCCACCCCTAGTATCTATATACAATGCACAAATGTTATATTGCACAAATCATCAGCAACAAGAAGGGGATGTAGAACAGCaagtagtatacagtatacctGTAGACTGGTCAGGCTGTTTGTGCTGATCGGTTGGTATGGCGTCACCACCAGGGGGTGCTGGCTGCTAACAAAAAGTCAAACTTTCCAGAGTACTGATTTTATATAGATATTTCATAAGAAACAGAAGGACTGGAATCTGAAGAGGTAGATTAAAAAAGAGTCAACATCCACTTAAGATGATTAAATAGAGTACTATTGGTGCTATAATTATATATCAGTAGTTTAAAATTGGGATTAACTGGGGGACATTTGGGGTACGGGGTATATATTTAATTGTCTGTATACCTTGTTGGCATCAGGGTTggtggtgtgcaggtgtgggccATTGGGTGTACAGttgctctctgtgctctgtccACTACCGGCACTCCGCGTGCTCCCAACACTGCCAGTGCTGCCCACGCTGTTTCTGTCTCCTGCTGGAGGGGATGCACAGTAGACAGAACGAAGGGAAAGATGGATGGGCAAACATACATGGAAAACAGGACACAagaagaaagagatggagaaggagataAGTCCCAGTGAATGATTGCTGTATTAGCTATTAGGCTCAGAAGACCTAAGGGCCATGCGTTCAGACTTGCTTCTGCTCATTTTCTAGCTCCCTGCTGCAAATCTAATATAAACAGTGACATAGTTACAGCATATCTGTAACACAGTATTTAGATCTTCAGTAGGGAGCCAACATGCCATCACAGGGCTGGCAAAATGACTTGCCAGTGCACCAGGCCAGCCAGAGGGGTTGGGGAGCAAGGGACCAGCAGAGCACAGCCTGCTAGTCAAGGGGGTGCAAGACATGGTGGGGCGGGGCGAGGCGAGGtggggcagggcggggcagggcagggtAAGTCAGGGCTTTGGTGGCGGCAGCAGTGAGGAGTGCAGGAGAATGCCACAGGCACGGTGGGTTAATGCTCACAAGCCAGGACAACTCTAGGTCTACACTTAATTATAGGTTCTTTTGTCACTACATAGACTATAGTAAACTAGCTGGAAGGCAAAAGCTTGCTTGGTGACAATGCTGTCCTCCACTGCTGGTTGCTTGGTCTGCAGTGTGGGCAACAGTGGAGGGGGACTGAGTAGATCTTACCGATGTCGGAGTTCCTCAGAACCCAAATGTCCTCGAGGCAGGGGAAAGTAGGTTGGGAGAGGCTGCTGGGAGGCCCACCtagcagacacaaacactgcatGGGCCAGCCGCCTCTCTGCCtctgggtggggggtgtggggaggtTCGGGATGTTAAGAGCGTGTTCAAGGTGTGTTGCATATCCCAAGCCAAGAGGACTCGTGTAGTGACTAGCACATTAGGGGGACATCTGGTTATATCTAGTATTGGTCGAGTGACCTATATTCCTCACTGTGTGCGTACCTGGGTTGGTGGTCAGGCCACTGGAATGGGCCAGAGCCAGGTGGGGGTTAGGGACATACAGAGTGTAGGAGTCATCAGTTTGGGGGGTGACTGAGGTGCTCATGCTGAGGTTGGAGGTGAGGGGTGCTCTGgaaagctgctgctgctgtctctggCACGGCAGAGAGCAGTGGCGCGACAGGGTGCCCCCTACAGGACAACAAAACAGTACAGGAGCAGCAGGTTAATGCAAGCTGATGGGAAGTTAGGGATGACACGTTTATTATATGATGGAATGCAACAATGAAAGGAGGAGATGGATAATGCAGATACCTGAAATGCTCACACTAGCTGACCTAGCTCACGTTAAGTTCAATGTGCTGTTTTTACACTAACTATACTTACTGAGCATCACTGTTCATATTGTAACCTTAAATCTAAAATGTTAGTCAGGGCTCAGTGGGACATACCACAACGTCGGCTCATGACCTCCACTATAGACGGAGGGAAGTAGCCCACACGGTCTGTGCCTCGCTGACTGTCATGGATGTGACCCTTCCAGCGGCCGTCCATGTGCTGCTCCAGCACCTGCCAGTCACCACAGAGAGCCAATGAGAGTGTCATTCTAGTACTGCCTTAGTGGACGGTTTTCTTGAAGTGAAGACACTGGACAGTATTCAGATTAGTAGCAATGATGTATATCAGGGACCGTTGCAGGTTATGTAATataaaccccccccacccccatcccacaaatacacacacagcagttcttTAGTTTGGTTCAAGTGCATGGCAGGTTCTACaccaccactgcacacacacacaaagcccctATAGCAAAGAAATGTCAgttgcacacacaaagaccattCAACTTTCTCTCCATTCAGTCCCAGTGCTGTACCCACATGCTTGTGCTTGAACCAAACTGTTTATTATTTCAtgtctaaaacaaaacaaacatttcctgtGTAACAAGACTGTGTGAACGTCCACTTTAGTCTGAGAGTGTAATGTAAACCCTTCTGAGTGTGCAGGGTGCTTACATGCAATGGCTTAAACAGAAAGGTTtagcagaggagaggggaaaagaCCCACATGGAAATGTAATAtcctatttattatttatatttattatattctatgtaaattattttagcatttgcattaaagttattttcagagggagagagagcccgagcaaagagacagagacaggaaagaaCTGGAAAACTTGCACAGTGTTCCAGAGCTTGTTGAGTTGACAGATGAACAGTACCTGTTTATACTTCAGTAGAGGACATTCATTGTATCACATAAATGGGCCACAACCTGGTCAATTGCCGTTGCTTAACTAATATTCAATAAACTATCCATGGTTACAAGTTTCTATAGTTCAGTAGATATATAAAAATGTCTAGGTCCATGCACatgtgcaagcatgcacacagaacCACCCACCAAGACCAATAAAATACAAGACTGCACACCATAATGATGTCTCCAGCACGAATGTTGAGGGCAGTAGGGTCATGGAGGTTCCAGTAGTCCTTCAGAGCTCTCACCTGAAGTACTCCTGTGGCATCTGaggatacacacaaacatgcatatagATACTTCAGTTAAAAGTCACATCTACATCACAAGGCTAACAGAACACAGTGGAACTATTCACTCAGTATGACTCTCTGAGTCTTAACTACGCCCACTGTCTTACTGTGTAATGTTTGGTTGAAGCAGTAATCTGTGATATTTGATCAGCTCATTATAATATTTCAGGGGAAAGACAGCACTCCACAAAGAGATTTTGTCCCATCTAGTTCCAGTACCACGGGCACAAAAGATGAATTAGTAACTGTGCCCAGCCATGCACTCAGCCTGTGCCCAAGCCAAGACCCACATGCTCAGGTATATGGAGGTTCCCGAAGGCCTTAGGGGCTCATGGAATTAGTGTGCTGACACCATTCAAAGACTGCAGGTCAAATTAAGGAGGATATGCTACAGATGGGAATGTGTgggcacataaaaaaaaaaatgcacacaaacaagtgaGCACAAGCAAAGAAACATGAGGTATCAGGCAGTCCAAAGCCAGAACTAAGATCTCGATTTTCTGCTGAcaaatacgtgtgtgtgggtgcatgcacacattcgtGTGAAGgcacacattttctctcacactttGAGTTCCAACATTCAAGGAAAGGAGCATAAATTAATTACAAGTGTAAATGAATACTGTACACCATCTTAAACAAGCAACAGCATATTTTATTGCCAAACAGATGGCCATTCCAGTAGCTGAAAAGCCTGGATTTCAGAAAACTAATGAAAACTGCTGTACCACtaccaacacagcacagcaataaAATTagcttttctttcattgttttgtttttgttttttgttttttttacaccgTATCGTGATATCATAAACCGTGATAAAAGGCAAGCTAATTATTGtgataatacatttttgtattggCACATGCCTAATCTAAAGCCTAAGATCTAAGATCTTGATTTTCTACTGACACATAGGGCCCACACTGCCTCTCACATTTAAGTTTACACGTTCATATCCCTCGCTGCCTGCTCCAGCCCCTCATATAGCTAAACAAGTGCTagtacatacacgcacgcacgcacacacacacacacacacacacacacacacacacacacacacacacacacacacacacacattgcagtaCACATTTCCTGTCACATAAATCCATCTAAGCAAACAGACAATGCAGACATTAAgtgtgttaaatattaatttaagttCAGAAATTTTGTGTCTCATTTGATATTAAATTGTATTCAGAtgcaacaacacaaaaacaaaaaacaaaaaaaaaccaaacaaacaaaaaaccaacacaATATCGGCTATGATTATATATCGGCTATCGGACACCCTGCTCTCTATATATTTCTGTCAGCTATTAAAAAAGCCATATTGGTCAACCACTACTGTACATGATCATACATATTTCAATATTGTACACTCCAAAGGTGAAAAGAAGTATGGGCAAgctaaagagaagaaaagaggaaaaaaacagagaccAAAATACTTCCCAAATAAAAATTTTGTATAAGGACAGGACAATAAACCCAACCTCACCTCGTAAAAGTTGTTTGATGTCCTTGCTGGCATGGGAGGTTGTGAACTGATTGACGATGTCCAGGGCTGTCTGGTTATACGTGTTACGGATGTTGACATCAATGCCAGCCTGGAAGGCAAACCAGCCATTTTCAGCTGTGTGCCACTGTGTGCCATGGAGGATATCAAATAGAAAGGACAAGCATTCCTTTGCAAGCTAACGGTCAGGAGGCAATATTAAATGAGTCAGGATCCTGCAGCTGGTAACTGTTTTTATTGTCTACTGGTCTTCTGGTGCTTTCACATcagtctttcacacacattaaatGATCTTTTAGGGAATGGTGCCGAGGGAGCACTTCTCTAGCTTGTTTCAGCAAGCAGGAGTTCCATTAATCTTAAGTCTGCTACTCTGGCCTGAGATGCTAGATCTCCATCTTCCACAAGTATCAGAACTGCTTTCTAACAAGGGAGCCACAGGTGCCACAGAATATTATGGAATTTACTGCATGTGAAAACactcataacacacaaacataacacacaaaagcCAGAAGTCTGGATACTGGGAAATTTGAGCTGCTCCTGGCACCCAAGGAAAGATCTTGCTTTCAGATGTAATGGAGCCTTACAGCTACTCAATCACTTACATCCAGCAGTAGCCTCACTACCTCAGTCTTCCCATAGAGGGCGGCTTCATGCAAAGCAGTGCCTGCTTTGGTGGCTCTGTTGATGTCAATTCCTGCTTTTAGTAACAACCTGAttaagagagaatgagagagagtaaAATCATGAATGAACCCTATACATCACTGTTATGTACCAATGGTGTTGGCAAGAAGTCTGAGAGGAGAACATGTCTGTATCTCATCCCCAGCAGCTAATATATGACTTAATGCAGTATATACCCACTTTGTCCTGCCTATATTTGCACTGAACACACTGCATCATACCCTTCCTGTAGATGATGTAAAAGGTCCTGACTATGAAGTTATGAGCCACTTCTTCCAAACAAAATCTTCCGAACCAACTTTTCAACGCGCTTCACCCACAAGCACTCCCAAGTGCTTCAATCAGACACTACATGAAAATGTGGTTGGCATTTGTAGTTCAAACCTGCAGTCTGATCTACTAGCCTGGTCTGCAAACCTTCAAAACCATCTCTAGCATTCCAACTCAGATTTATACACATCTGTGCCTGTGTAGCACAACACAGGCAACTCAAACTAcagccccccctcccctccctccactGTAAGATTAGTCCAGATTGGGTTTCCAGCTAATAAGACAAATAAGCATACCATGTCAACACACAGCATGGGTTCTTAACACAATGGTGCCCTCACTCTGAGATACAGACTACTACTGGTGGCTACTCTGAGGACTGAGAATGGCAGCTCCAGGGGcagtcattaaaaataaaagcgtTGTAACTTTGCagcttttctttgtttgtgttttaccaCTGTTTATGTATGCTGTGCCATTGTAAAGTGCTCTTAAGCAAGATAAAGGCATTAAAATAAGTAACAGATAAATAATTGTCAGAGATCTGGGTGGCTTGAAATGCACTTCACAAATGgtggagaacacacacctgggtTTAAAGGGCAATCTGCCTGAGTGAGAACAGCAAGTGGTCTGCAGTATGCAGTTAGTTTCTTCACTCACTATGAGCAATCACAGACTCCACCTGTCCTTTATTTACATTGTACTGGAACCAGATACAGAGCTTTCTCATCCAACCCTGAAGTACTCATGTGATCTGAGTGCACTGCCCAACTTTGTGAACATTATGATTGatgattgattttaaaatggcatGTAAACTCAACCTGCTAGGGATACTCAAACTATGCACTTGTCTCGTCTTACTCAACATACCATTTTGGTTTAATGCTTAGCGCACAGACAGATGCAGAAAGACTAATTCCATACATTTCTTAGccaaaaaaagttaatttcTTAACCTgaattaaatggaaaaaagagGGCAAGCTGACCGAATTATGTCCTTATGGCCATTGCGAGCGGCGAGGTGGAGGGGAGTGTTGAACACGGAGTCAACAGTGTCCTTCCGGTCCCCCTCCAACAGAGTGGTAATCATGTTACTGTTCAACAACAGTTGGGCAACCTAGAGAAGGAGGAACAGGACAGAGAaacaagaggaagaaggaagggggaaagggagaaagatggagtgTGAGCATGAAGGAAATATAACATGTGGGGAGTAAAGAGTGGGGCACTGACAGAAGAAATGGAACcataaatgtgtaaacaaaaacagacaagctGCACGAACACACAATAATGGCCTTGAAAACCATCTGTGAATTGACCAGTACTCCTCAGTGGCCCTACAGGTGAGGAGGATCTAATTGCAAAACTGACCCTGAGACCATTAACACCCAAAAACATATCCGTCACACACACCATTGCATCCAtattgtcagagagagagagagagagagagagcgcgggcGTGAGCGTATGCAATAGAGTGCAAAAGCTGAATGACAGAAAGGGTGAGACACAACTTATAACTCAGCCAGAGAAAGCAGACAGACCGACTTCAGGGAGTTGCCACTGCCACACCCCAACCATTCAACACAGCAGCTGATTctcacacgcacataaacacacgcaaacTGGGACTGGAAATGCCACAGTGTAAGCCTTCTAAATATATTCATGCATCACTACATTCAGGCCTGCTGCGTCAAGGTGAGAATATGCATGAGCAGGCAATAGCCAGCAGGTTAAATGCTGCCCCAAACATGAATGAAACCTCACAGGACTGCAGTAGACCGTgcagaaagatagagagaataaagaggaaaagacccaaaaacaaaaacagcagacgCAGAGataaaaaggcagaaaatatCTAACAAAGTGACATTGTTTAAGGGGCAAAGTTACAGCCAGAATCACTGTCTCAATCCTTGTCCAGAACAGACATGTTTGCTCAGCTGTGACTACAAGCAAACCAGCGATGGCATTCACAATCAGACCTTTACATCTTccatagaaaacaaaacaatattttattataattgatGCAAACTTTTCAATACTATTCAGGTCGTTTAAACAAAGGCAGTTAAGAGTTAGGTTTGAGAGAGGGATCCATCAAGCTACAGTGAAGAGCTATGCTATATTACactatattaaaacacatgtaGAACAATTATGTAAGGATTTTTCCTCCATATTGAAATCAGACAGCTGCTTGTAGGGTGAATGTTTAATGGAGGCAATCTCACCTTCAGCCTGCCAAATTCACAGGCCAAATCCAGAGGCGTTTTCTTAGCCTTATTCACTAGGCAGGGATTGGACTGGTGCTGTAGGAGCATCtcagactagagagagagagagagagagagagagagagagagagagattgagaaagagatagagagaaaaaaatggacTTGTATTTCTTActgtcacaattagtccctcccaccttccgtgttccatgttttccctgtcttgtgttttttagttccattctgtagtttcattttgttcgccctcatttgattttccacacctgtccctcatttctagtcttgttgatttcatgtatttaaaccctgccttgtgcgGTCTTGgttgttcattgtggttgttaagcttcattgcatttgtgtttggtgaatgtttttgaaagcccatatatgcatgtatttaagtttgtactccgtgcctttgtgtttatgcaagccttcatgtttcctagactttgtt
It encodes the following:
- the LOC113576802 gene encoding caskin-2 isoform X3, whose amino-acid sequence is MGKEQELLQAVKNGDLLSTQKILAKLKTSRSKLLGSTKRLNVNYQDSDGFSALHHAALTGTTDLLSLLLEAQATVDIKDSNGMRPLHYAAWQGKADSVLTLLKAGALVNGASQDGQIPLHLAAQYGHYEVSEMLLQHQSNPCLVNKAKKTPLDLACEFGRLKVAQLLLNSNMITTLLEGDRKDTVDSVFNTPLHLAARNGHKDIIRLLLKAGIDINRATKAGTALHEAALYGKTEVVRLLLDAGIDVNIRNTYNQTALDIVNQFTTSHASKDIKQLLRDATGVLQVRALKDYWNLHDPTALNIRAGDIIMVLEQHMDGRWKGHIHDSQRGTDRVGYFPPSIVEVMSRRCGGTLSRHCSLPCQRQQQQLSRAPLTSNLSMSTSVTPQTDDSYTLYVPNPHLALAHSSGLTTNPGGPPSSLSQPTFPCLEDIWVLRNSDIGDRNSVGSTGSVGSTRSAGSGQSTESNCTPNGPHLHTTNPDANKQPAPPGGDAIPTDQHKQPDQSTAIPRRPVLAVARAPEPGFSQQFVRPQQLLEGKDAEAIYQWLSDFQLEQYTANFLNAGYDVPTISRMTPEDLTAIGVTKPGHRKKISLEIGNLSIPEWLPEYTPADLGEWLSAIGLPQYHKKLLENGYDSISIVRDLTWEDLQEIGITKLGHQKKIMLAVKKLCDLHKALLQAESGQGTLRRNAPMALDLLPIEPPAADGNLPSPHTPKMLTFQDSELSAELQSVMATHYSGTQDGLAIKNATAMSASQESIDARSRGSGRSQEPSVTSSSSSATTTHSRSQESLTNADSSPVKERNIPEGRDQQQRAVGGSPGFKYPPVHAKPSQGASSSQKAFSYLHANSGSATLDRHSPGVPKKRMQSLKRYALSDGEPDEEDDEESVRPTINALPSYATLSRRSGRGQMARLQSAPEQSIGRSQSFAIRARRKGPPPPPPKRLSSVTNSNPSGEVVPDSQAPPAGRVEADSPGNVKSIAATLEMVLMGPRAELHQEVNTSLSTSTEGSRRRALSQSEPSPAPQVEADRSIKSDSEEDESAKDASLDSSSSPQNSSSECIPFAEEGNLTIKQRPKVSGPAKADDFVEPPEKPQAAKEHEIPEFNLKESDTVKRRHKPKEKEQPTTVGGASEDDELQGPGLVNLHISVTEITPFCPGPPTAQPATAPPPLAPKPASPPKPPHHTTNLRQPEPPTTVGGSSVTLNVIQSVAFTAPPSPVPCSPVAGPVIQAIAPEQYQTCLEAGPGAVQVQRRLDQTSSSLEEALKAVERKLTLEDMTDGGCQTVKSAGNILDDIGNMFDDLADQLDAMLD
- the LOC113576802 gene encoding caskin-2 isoform X4 is translated as MGKEQELLQAVKNGDLLSTQKILAKLKTSRSKLLGSTKRLNVNYQDSDGFSALHHAALTGTTDLLSLLLEAQATVDIKDSNGMRPLHYAAWQGKADSVLTLLKAGALVNGASQDGQIPLHLAAQYGHYEVSEMLLQHQSNPCLVNKAKKTPLDLACEFGRLKVAQLLLNSNMITTLLEGDRKDTVDSVFNTPLHLAARNGHKDIIRLLLKAGIDINRATKAGTALHEAALYGKTEVVRLLLDAGIDVNIRNTYNQTALDIVNQFTTSHASKDIKQLLRDATGVLQVRALKDYWNLHDPTALNIRAGDIIMVLEQHMDGRWKGHIHDSQRGTDRVGYFPPSIVEVMSRRCGGTLSRHCSLPCQRQQQQLSRAPLTSNLSMSTSVTPQTDDSYTLYVPNPHLALAHSSGLTTNPAGDRNSVGSTGSVGSTRSAGSGQSTESNCTPNGPHLHTTNPDANKQPAPPGGDAIPTDQHKQPDQSTAIPRRPVLAVARAPEPGFSQQFVRPQQLLEGKDAEAIYQWLSDFQLEQYTANFLNAGYDVPTISRMTPEDLTAIGVTKPGHRKKISLEIGNLSIPEWLPEYTPADLGEWLSAIGLPQYHKKLLENGYDSISIVRDLTWEDLQEIGITKLGHQKKIMLAVKKLCDLHKALLQAESGQGTLRRNAPMALDLLPIEPPAADGNLPSPHTPKMLTFQDSELSAELQSVMATHYSGTQDGLAIKNATAMSASQESIDARSRGSGRSQEPSVTSSSSSATTTHSRSQESLTNADSSPVKERNIPEGRDQQQRAVGGSPGFKYPPVHAKPSQGASSSQKAFSYLHANSGSATLDRHSPGVPKKRMQSLKRYALSDGEPDEEDDEESVRPTINALPSYATLSRRSGRGQMARLQSAPEQSIGRSQSFAIRARRKGPPPPPPKRLSSVTNSNPSGEVVPDSQAPPAGRVEADSPGNVKSIAATLEMVLMGPRAELHQEVNTSLSTSTEGSRRRALSQSEPSPAPQVEADRSIKSDSEEDESAKDASLDSSSSPQNSSSECIPFAEEGNLTIKQRPKVSGPAKADDFVEPPEKPQAAKEHEIPEFNLKESDTVKRRHKPKEKEQPTTVGGASEDDELQGPGLVNLHISVTEITPFCPGPPTAQPATAPPPLAPKPASPPKPPHHTTNLRQPEPPTTVGGSSVTLNVIQSVAFTAPPSPVPCSPVAGPVIQAIAPEQYQTCLEAGPGAVQVQRRLDQTSSSLEEALKAVERKLTLEDMTDGGCQTVKSAGNILDDIGNMFDDLADQLDAMLD